Proteins co-encoded in one Brassica oleracea var. oleracea cultivar TO1000 chromosome C4, BOL, whole genome shotgun sequence genomic window:
- the LOC106341214 gene encoding beta-galactosidase 11-like — protein sequence MDASHSRRRGYISLLVISYSYVFGLASNLNISNDARGSKIEITNSRSSSTDYGTDMGKQYIMCTESNLQDPWVLSCKTSKDVVTRINFADYGNPSGKCEHYRHGNCGAKATMDVVKKNCLGKHKCVIIDNDEMFGASHCNKDIKFIVQYTCTKE from the exons ATGGATGCTTCACATAGCCGTCGTCGAGGCTACATCTCGCTTCTAGTTATATCTTATTCCTATGTGTTTGGTTTAGCTTCCAATTTGAATATTTCTAATGATGCAAGAGGCAGCAAAATCGAAATTACCAATTCTCGATCTTCTTCCACTGACTATGGTACGGACATGGGCAAGCAATATATTATGTGTACAGAATCTAATCTCCAAGATCCATGGGTGCTTTCTTGTAAAACATCTAAAGATGTTGTTACAAGAATCAATTTTGCTGATTATGGAAATCCTTCCGGTAAGTGTGAACACTATAGACACGGAAATTGTGGCGCAAAGGCTACCATGGATGTCGTAAAGAAG AATTGTCTTGGAAAACACAAGTGTGTGATTATTGATAATGACGAGATGTTTGGTGCGAGTCACTGCAATAAAGATATTAAGTTTATTGTTCAATACACTTGTACAAAAGAATAG